The following are from one region of the Heliangelus exortis chromosome 2, bHelExo1.hap1, whole genome shotgun sequence genome:
- the TMPPE gene encoding transmembrane protein with metallophosphoesterase domain, protein MISFKQLPLEAKAAVAAGVVFFSMMLSRSYLAEQLELRTRRWLLRLQMALFANALMLIGSLHVWRSTVTTFSRSSAASSFLFTPWKIAVFMFLALAHSSFFTLLFLVAEEPYFFSLAAYTCLGAYIILIFFLFTLGSVEQAYKFFAGRGAKAGTGNKNRTAMKPILAVVLTVVLTVVGLLNASQPPTVNSVEITVHKLPSAMNNLKVVLLSDIHLGPTVGKTKLAMIVRMVKALKPDITVIVGDLTDSEAAIIRPAVEPLGELNSPLGTYFVTGNHEYYTSDVSNWFELLKSFNIRPLHNENVKIISPGSTDDWFCLAGVDDIEADVLRYSGHGMDLKKALTGCTSDHAIVLLAHQPIAAKWALQERPDINLILSGHTHGGQMFPLHAGAYFLNPFFVGLYKVGQNTFVYVSPGTMYFGIPMRLGSRAEITEIILHSA, encoded by the coding sequence ATGATCTCCTTCAAGCAACTGCCTCTAGAAGCAAAGGCTGCAGTAGCTGCAGGAGTGGTTTTCTTCTCCATGATGCTATCGCGGAGTTACTTGGCAGAGCAACTCGAGCTCAGGACTCGGCGTTGGCTTCTAAGGCTGCAGATGGCACTCTTTGCTAATGCACTCATGTTGATAGGATCTCTTCATGTTTGGAGAAGCACAGTCACCACGTTCTCCAGGTCTTCAGCTGCCAGCTCCTTCCTTTTCACGCCATGGAAAATAGCTGTGTTCATGTTTCTAGCTTTGGCTCATTCAAGCTTCTTTACGTTGCTGTTTCTTGTTGCAGAAGAGccctatttcttttctttagctGCCTATACTTGCCTGGGGGCCTATATCATTCTTATATTCTTTCTCTTCACTCTAGGCTCTGTAGAACAGGCTTACAAGTTCTTTGCTGGGAGAGGAGCTAAGGCAGGTACTGGAAACAAGAACAGAACAGCAATGAAACCAATTTTGGCAGTCGTGCTGACTGTTGTGCTGACTGTTGTTGGGCTGTTAAATGCTTCCCAGCCTCCTACTGTGAATTCAGTGGAGATTACAGTTCACAAGTTGCCCTCAGCTATGAATAATCTGAAAGTGGTGCTGCTTTCAGATATCCACCTGGGGCCCACGGTCGGAAAGACCAAGCTTGCCATGATTGTGAGAATGGTTAAGGCTTTGAAACCAGATATCACTGTGATTGTGGGGGACCTGACTGACTCAGAGGCAGCAATCATACGACCTGCTGTTGAGCCTCTTGGAGAACTTAACTCCCCTTTGGGGACTTACTTTGTTACAGGGAACCATGAGTACTACACATCAGATGTTAGCAACTGGTTTGAGCTGTTAAAGTCATTTAACATTCGGCCACTTCATAATGAGAATGTGAAGATTATTTCACCAGGGAGCACGGATGACTGGTTCTGCCTGGCTGGTGTTGATGATATTGAGGCAGATGTACTGCGCTACTCAGGGCATggcatggatttaaaaaaagcacttaCAGGTTGTACCAGTGACCATGCAATAGTGCTGTTAGCTCATCAGCCAATTGCTGCAAAGTGGGCTCTTCAGGAGAGACCAGACATAAATTTAATTCTCTCTGGCCACACTCATGGAGGGCAGATGTTCCCGCTACATGCTGGAGCTTACTTTCTGAATCCCTTCTTTGTTGGCTTGTACAAAGTTGGGCAGAACACATTTGTTTATGTCAGTCCAGGGACGATGTACTTTGGAATACCCATgaggctgggcagcagagctgaaataaCAGAGATAATTCTACATTCTGCTTGA